CCGGCTTGTCCTCGACGATGGCGATTCGTTCGCCGACGAGTCGATTAAAAATCGTGGATTTGCCCACGTTGGGTCTCCCCACAATGGCTACCACTGGCAATCCCATAGCCTACACACTCTCTCTCGTTTTACGTTTTAACTAGACAATCATACCATATCCTGCTGATGACTCACAATCATTCTCCCTTACTGGTTCTGATCCGTGCGGGAGGCTTCCGGGTCTTTCAGGCGGAAAAGCCGCCGAATCAACGTCAAAACCGCCGCACATACGGCAGAGAGGGAAAGGGCGCTCCACAACAAATCCTGTGCGTACTCATTGCCGATCTGGCCAAAGCCGGCCAATCTCCACTCGTAGACCGTGTAGAGAAGATCACTGATCGGCAAGGCGAAAAGCAGCAAAAACAGTTGGATCAGCGCGGAGCGGCTCACTGTTAGGGCGGCAAAAAACGCACAGGCGGGCAGCATCCAGCGCACATCCCAAAAAGCCAGAATCGGATCGGTAAACAGCAGCCAGCGAAACCAGAACAACAGCGTGCCCATACACCCGCCAATCACGAGATACAGTCTCTTCCGCCTGCCCGGGATGCGCGAGTAGAGCCAACCTGCGCAGAGAAAAGGCAGAAGAAAACCGCTGATGTAAACCTGAACAGAGGGCAAAAAAGAAAGCTTCCAACTGACAAAGCTGCAGACCAGAAACGCCGCGACCACGGCCAAGGCTAACGGACGGCTCATCCCCCAACGGGTCAGCTCCCGATCGTAGAGACCCATCCAGACGAGACAAAGAAAACACCACTGAATGAGGACTGCTAGCGTACCTTCGTTCATGTCCATCTCCCTCAAGATGTGGTTGTCTTCCCAAAGTATGCCTCAAACGATATGCTTTCATGAATCAGCGCGACTCTTGCTGCCCCTGCGAGCGTACCCCTCCAGATTCCAGCCGCGCAGGCGCCCCTTCTCGGCTGTCTTTCCCGTAATCAGCACCGGGACCTCTTGCAGCTCTTTTACCGTAGCCGCTCCCAGCGCCGTCATCGCGACGCGCATCTGATGATGCCAAAGGTCCACGTATTCGAGGCACATCTCCAGCGGGCTCGTCTGCACCAGCCGCAGGATAGAACCGGCGATGCCGACCGCTGAAGCGCCAAGCGCGATGGCTTTTACGGCATCCAGCCCGTTGCGGATCCCGCCCGTGGCGATAAAGGCTGCGTGTCGGCCTCGCCAGGGCTCTGTCTCCAGCAGGCTCTCCGCAGTGGTAAAGCCCCAGTTCTCGAACATGGCCATCGGGAGGTGGTGCCGCTTGTTTTCGACCTTGGCGAAATTGGTTCCGCCCCTGCCTCCCACATCCAACAGGGAGATACCGGCCTCGATGAGCTGCCCGATGGTCTCTTTTGCCATGCCGAATCCCACTTCTTTCACCATCACGGGCACTGGCAGCTTCTCCTTGATCTCGCAGATATGGTCGAGATAGCCGCGAAAGTCGCGGTCTCCTTCGGGCATCAGGAGCTCCTGCATGACGTTGAGATGAATTTGCAGACCATCCGCTTCAATCATCTCAACTGCGCGCATCGCTTGATCGACGGTGGCCTCCGCTCCGAGATTGGCAAAGATCAGCCCGGTCGGATTTTCCT
This sequence is a window from Brevibacillus composti. Protein-coding genes within it:
- a CDS encoding YphA family membrane protein; its protein translation is MNEGTLAVLIQWCFLCLVWMGLYDRELTRWGMSRPLALAVVAAFLVCSFVSWKLSFLPSVQVYISGFLLPFLCAGWLYSRIPGRRKRLYLVIGGCMGTLLFWFRWLLFTDPILAFWDVRWMLPACAFFAALTVSRSALIQLFLLLFALPISDLLYTVYEWRLAGFGQIGNEYAQDLLWSALSLSAVCAAVLTLIRRLFRLKDPEASRTDQNQ
- the fni gene encoding type 2 isopentenyl-diphosphate Delta-isomerase, with the protein product MERSQRKMDHIRFTLETREETESFWDDISFPPNSLPNIYYGNIELGTTLAPFALDSPIIINAMTGGAAATTEINRALAVIARERGLAMAVGSQMAALRDEAVSHSYQVVRKENPTGLIFANLGAEATVDQAMRAVEMIEADGLQIHLNVMQELLMPEGDRDFRGYLDHICEIKEKLPVPVMVKEVGFGMAKETIGQLIEAGISLLDVGGRGGTNFAKVENKRHHLPMAMFENWGFTTAESLLETEPWRGRHAAFIATGGIRNGLDAVKAIALGASAVGIAGSILRLVQTSPLEMCLEYVDLWHHQMRVAMTALGAATVKELQEVPVLITGKTAEKGRLRGWNLEGYARRGSKSRADS